The following nucleotide sequence is from Bacillota bacterium.
TTCAATACTTATTTTCCCATTTTTTACCTCTTCTGCAATTCTACGGACCGCATTTACAACTTCATCTCTTCCTCCATAATTCAATGCAATATTAAGGATTAGGCCTGTGTTTGCTTTTGTCATATCTACAACTTTGGGTATTTCCCTCCGGAGTGCTTCGGAAAGTCCGAGCATATTCCCAATTATTCTTATCTGTACATTGCTTCCTGAAAGTTCTTCCTCTGCATTTTCTAAAAACTCATGTATTAACGCCATAAGAGAATTCACTTCAGTTTCAGGTCTTTTCCAATTTTCTGTAGAAAAAGCATAAACAGTAAGGTATTTGATTCCTATTTCTGCACAATGTAAAACAATCTCTTTCAGGGTTCTAGAACCTTCCCTATGTCCTGCATTTCTCGGCATCCCCCTGTGATTTGCCCAACGTCCGTTACCATCAGGTATTATAGCTATATGTTCAGGCAACTTTTCTTTATTTATTCCTAGGACTTTCTTTTTCAGTAACCTATTTAAAAAAGACATTTCCTCCTCCATATTGTAAAAACAATTATTTAAATACTGATATACTATTATAATACATTTAGTGGAATAATGGTATATTCTTTTTAAAATTA
It contains:
- a CDS encoding isoprenyl transferase, which codes for MSFLNRLLKKKVLGINKEKLPEHIAIIPDGNGRWANHRGMPRNAGHREGSRTLKEIVLHCAEIGIKYLTVYAFSTENWKRPETEVNSLMALIHEFLENAEEELSGSNVQIRIIGNMLGLSEALRREIPKVVDMTKANTGLILNIALNYGGRDEVVNAVRRIAEEVKNGKISIEDINEKLISSKLYTAGIPDPDLLIRTGGEKRVSNFLLWQGAYTEMWYSDILWPDFTKEHLLEAIHNYQNRKRKFGGI